In the genome of Coraliomargarita algicola, one region contains:
- a CDS encoding GIY-YIG nuclease family protein: protein MFYVYVLQSQLDQGLYIGYTGNLRCRLFEHNTTSKNI from the coding sequence ATGTTCTATGTTTACGTGCTGCAGTCTCAACTCGATCAGGGGCTTTACATCGGTTATACTGGCAATTTGCGTTGCCGTCTATTTGAGCATAATACCACTTCTAAGAATATATGA
- a CDS encoding IS110 family transposase, translated as MNTAKNTHTIGIDLGDKSHETCTLNAEGEIIERTTLLNNQPELIRFSKANRGATLIMEAGCHSPWISRLFNQRGHEVVVANPRKVRAIYQTDNKNDERDALLLARIGRFDRNLLYGIEHKSEAHQRALKIIEARDALVTARVKLVNHVRGSLKSLGIFLPSGCSTEAFARKATEHLEAADYALVAPVIESIGHLSELIKAEDKHIDTMIAEDYPVAQKLLTIPGVGPITALSFVLIIGSPDRFATARDVGPFLGLVPGRDQSGDVDKPMRITKAGNRMMRRLLVSCAQYTLGHFGPPSALKEAGERKANSGAKIAKKKAVVMTARKLAVMMLALWKDPNSEYEPFPTKSSQQRTIAA; from the coding sequence ATGAATACAGCAAAAAACACCCATACCATCGGCATCGACCTCGGCGACAAGAGCCACGAAACTTGCACTCTAAACGCAGAGGGCGAGATTATCGAACGAACAACACTGCTCAACAACCAGCCCGAGCTAATCCGTTTCAGCAAAGCCAACCGAGGCGCCACTCTCATCATGGAGGCCGGTTGCCATTCACCATGGATTAGCCGTCTGTTTAACCAGCGCGGCCACGAGGTAGTCGTCGCCAATCCACGCAAGGTCCGGGCGATCTACCAGACCGACAACAAAAACGATGAGCGTGACGCGCTGCTGCTGGCTCGCATTGGACGTTTTGACCGCAACCTACTCTACGGCATCGAACACAAGAGCGAGGCGCACCAAAGAGCGCTGAAGATCATTGAAGCACGCGATGCCCTGGTGACCGCACGCGTCAAACTGGTCAACCATGTGCGCGGCTCTCTCAAAAGCCTAGGCATCTTCCTACCATCCGGTTGCAGCACGGAGGCCTTTGCCCGTAAGGCCACGGAGCATCTTGAAGCCGCGGATTACGCACTCGTTGCACCGGTCATCGAAAGCATCGGCCATCTGAGTGAACTCATTAAAGCCGAAGACAAGCACATCGATACCATGATCGCCGAGGACTACCCTGTGGCCCAGAAGCTATTGACGATCCCCGGAGTCGGCCCAATCACAGCGCTATCCTTTGTCTTAATTATCGGCTCGCCAGACCGCTTTGCGACAGCACGGGATGTCGGCCCGTTTCTTGGACTCGTCCCTGGGCGTGATCAATCCGGCGACGTCGATAAACCCATGCGCATCACCAAGGCAGGCAACCGCATGATGCGACGATTACTCGTTAGCTGTGCTCAATACACGCTCGGACACTTTGGGCCACCCAGCGCGCTCAAAGAAGCCGGAGAGCGCAAAGCGAATAGCGGAGCAAAGATCGCGAAGAAGAAAGCCGTCGTCATGACGGCCCGCAAATTAGCAGTGATGATGCTCGCACTCTGGAAAGATCCGAACTCCGAATACGAACCCTTCCCAACCAAGAGCAGCCAGCAACGAACAATCGCCGCTTAA
- a CDS encoding DUF805 domain-containing protein, whose translation MIEFFITDYRASRWEFWRFHYKFALFAVIGEFIALSVRNNYLSYAFFIIVGILSIRSIVMQAQRWHDLNKSAWWVFINLIPLLGNIWSLYHLGFICGTKGENEYGDDPRYAPPRLLNPDSRATPQDFWFYAVIPMVILIAISSFPFYLYHVSIVDHEFILKISYLLLFPIAIVTQIRRLHDRDKSGWWILLNLIPLVGPIWLVVELGFLKGTENENPYGEAELDSKGIGIPLAVLIVIGVSLPILYMFGHSSVKMKRIKSARAYVERVMADLDGIAEFELIHVATSIRLNGSIFIRGSIEERYMDKLKSTVYTDKTTPEILWGVEAMDLNGWKRRKQTRELMKQN comes from the coding sequence ATGATCGAATTCTTCATAACTGATTATCGAGCATCCAGATGGGAATTCTGGAGGTTTCATTACAAATTTGCACTATTCGCAGTAATCGGTGAATTCATCGCACTATCCGTGAGAAATAATTACTTATCGTATGCATTTTTCATAATAGTGGGAATATTGTCAATTCGTTCAATAGTTATGCAAGCACAGCGATGGCACGATTTAAACAAATCAGCCTGGTGGGTTTTCATCAATTTAATACCCCTATTGGGAAACATTTGGTCCCTATATCATCTAGGATTCATTTGCGGAACCAAAGGAGAAAACGAATATGGCGATGATCCACGCTATGCCCCGCCCAGATTGTTAAATCCTGACAGCAGAGCTACGCCGCAAGATTTTTGGTTTTACGCAGTCATCCCTATGGTGATTCTCATCGCAATCTCCAGCTTTCCTTTCTATCTCTATCATGTATCTATTGTAGACCACGAATTCATACTAAAGATCTCCTATCTATTACTATTCCCAATTGCGATTGTCACGCAAATCAGAAGATTACATGATCGAGATAAGAGCGGATGGTGGATACTCCTAAATTTAATTCCTCTAGTAGGCCCGATATGGCTAGTTGTAGAATTAGGTTTTTTGAAAGGCACTGAGAATGAGAATCCATATGGAGAAGCTGAGCTCGACTCCAAAGGTATTGGAATCCCTCTAGCAGTTTTAATCGTAATAGGCGTGAGCCTTCCAATTCTTTACATGTTTGGCCATTCTTCTGTGAAGATGAAAAGAATTAAATCTGCAAGAGCGTATGTTGAAAGGGTAATGGCCGATCTTGATGGCATAGCTGAATTTGAACTTATACACGTCGCTACATCTATACGATTGAATGGATCTATCTTTATACGAGGGTCAATTGAAGAACGCTACATGGATAAGCTTAAATCAACAGTCTACACTGATAAAACAACGCCTGAAATATTGTGGGGAGTGGAAGCCATGGACTTAAACGGCTGGAAGAGGCGTAAACAAACAAGAGAACTAATGAAGCAGAACTAG